A window of the Oryza brachyantha chromosome 5, ObraRS2, whole genome shotgun sequence genome harbors these coding sequences:
- the LOC121054415 gene encoding uncharacterized protein LOC121054415, which translates to MGESIGKKVLFFVGKTILNFLGSLLSIYLLWLIFFRPYKVRPHVDGAALAVFDLAPAPPGNATALRYDLALNVSFFNSLRIYRVRFGHLTAGLYYNGTKMGPSDDTLPSFKLRPRRHRVVYPALRGRASNVSDAVVESLARERAEGRLNLDVRVKTTLTYKIWPSKATYYYEYDCWLQFAPPPGNGTPAFTGGFNCGRRK; encoded by the coding sequence ATGGGTGAATCGATCGGCAAGAAGGTCCTCTTCTTCGTCGGCAAGACGATCCTTAACTTCCTCGGCTCCTTGCTAAGCATCTACCTTCTCTGGCTCATCTTCTTCCGCCCCTACAAGGTGCGGCCCcacgtcgacggcgccgccctcgccgtcttcGACCtcgccccggcgccgccgggtaACGCCACCGCGCTGCGCTACGACCTGGCCCTCAACGTCTCCTTCTTCAACAGCCTGCGTATCTACCGCGTCCGCTTCGGTCACCTCACAGCGGGGCTCTACTACAACGGCACCAAGATGGGGCCCTCCGACGACACGCTGCCCAGCTTCAAGCTGCGGCCAAGGCGGCACCGCGTGGTGTACCCGGCGCTGCGCGGGCGGGCGAGCAACGTGAGCGACGCCGTGGTGGAGTCGCTGGCGAGGGAGCGCGCGGAGGGGCGGCTCAACCTCGACGTGAGGGTGAAGACGACGCTCACCTACAAGATCTGGCCTAGCAAGGCCACCTACTACTACGAGTATGACTGCTGGCTACAgtttgcgccgccgcccggcaaCGGCACGCCCGCCTTCACCGGCGGCTTCAACTGCGGGAGGCGCAAATGA
- the LOC102720989 gene encoding NDR1/HIN1-like protein 10, with the protein MDDDDEQSPCEGCKYILQRTWECVQFWTPLSVTFLILWLFFRPDRFHPRIDSGVLAALHLADGNATDHQRQLLYDLAVDLSFRNAHRRLSIRYLDIAATAFYGDTKLGPADDALPAPFRQGPKNTTVLHPSFRGAVEVDSGTAAELEREIAEGTVHVKVSVALTLKYKVWLIRDVYFYKYGCWLWFPPPANATPAVFDAGTRCWAVK; encoded by the exons atggacgacgacgacgagcagtCGCCGTGCGAAGGCTGCAAGTACATCCTCCAGCGCACGTGGGAGTGCGTGCAGTTCTGGACGCCGCTCAGCGTCACCTTCCTCATCCTCTGGCTCTTCTTCCGCCCTGACCGCTTCCACCCCCGCATCGACTCCGGCGTGCTCGCCGCcctccacctcgccgacgGCAACGCCACGGATCACCAGCGGCAGCTCCTCTACGACCTTGCCGTCGACCTCAGCTTCCGCAAcgcgcaccgccgcctctccaTCCGCTACCTCGacatcgccgccaccgcgttcTACGGCGACACCAAGCTCGGCCCCGCCGACGACGCGCTCCCGGCGCCGTTCCGCCAGGGCCCCAAGAACACAACC GTGCTTCACCCGTCCTTCCGCGGCGCCGTGGAGGTGGACTCCGGCACTGCGGCGGAGCTGGAGCGTGAGATCGCTGAGGGGACGGTGCACGTGAAGGTGAGCGTAGCGCTAACCCTCAAGTACAAGGTGTGGCTGATCAGGGACGTGTATTTCTACAAGTACGGCTGCTGGCTATggttcccgccgccggccaacgcCACGCCGGCCGTATTCGACGCCGGCACCCGCTGCTGGGCCGTCAAGTAG